In Rana temporaria chromosome 3, aRanTem1.1, whole genome shotgun sequence, a single window of DNA contains:
- the LOC120930659 gene encoding E3 ubiquitin-protein ligase TRIM39-like, whose amino-acid sequence MESQKCSIHKKILEYYCTEDDTCVCLSCMIGGHKGHEMESLDEASEKKKETLRIVLQKLLTKREETEERRLVTLPCLKISGDVWKTWGDLCDTEDEDNEDRERQEKLLHDGGSLDVVEISHTLHAGLSYIITEGNVDFYIQEAADILLDVNTAHNNLHISDDRKTVSWSDIDQNRTETPERFQFCPQVLSSQSFSSGRHYWEVDVGGSDVWIVGMCYPSIDRRGWQSGIGWNNKSWGLYRYINQYEVRHDNKQIPLPTNLSSNRVRIYLDYEAGRISFYDLCDPIRHLYTFTTTFTEPLHAGNWVVRGCIKIFGGNREI is encoded by the exons ATGGAGAGCCAGAAATGCTCCATCCATAAGAAgatcctggagtattactgcactgaggatgATACCTGTGTCTGTTTGTCTTGCATGATTGGAGGACATAAAGGACATGAGATGGAGTCACTGGATGAGGCTtctgagaagaagaaggagacacTGAGGATCGTTCTGCAGAAACTTCTGACAAAGAGAGAGGAAACGGAggaaaga CGGCTGGTGACACTGCCTTGTTTAAAGATCTCAGGAGACGTCTGGAAGACCTGG ggtgacttgtgtgatactgaggatgaagataatgaggacagagagaggcaagagaagctcctccatgatggagggagTCTGGATGTGGTTGAGATATCACACACATTACATGCAGGTTTATCTTATATAATAACAGAGGGAAATGTAGACTtctatatacaggaagctgcagacatattactggatgtaAACACAGCCCATAATAATCTCCATATATCAGATGACAGGAAAACTGTATCCTGGTCAGATATAGACCAGAATCGTACAGAAACTCCAGAGAGATTTCAGTTTTGTCCTCAGGTGTTGAGCAGTCAGAGTTTCTCctcagggagacattactgggaagtggatgtcgGGGGATCAGATGTATGGATAGTAGGAatgtgttaccccagtatagaCAGAAGAGGATGGCAGTCAGGGATTGGATGGAATAACAAGTCCTGGGGTTTGTACAGGTATATAAATCAGTATGAGGTGAGACATGATAATAAACAGATCCCCTTACCCACCAATCtctccagtaacagagtcaggatatatctggattatgaggccgggcggatctccttttatgatctgtgtgacccgatccgacacctctacaccttcaccaccaccttcactgagcccctccatgctgggAATTGGGTAGTGAGAGGTTGTATAAAGATCTTTGGGGGGAATCGGGAGATATAA